AAGACCACCAACTGTCCCTATTCGTGCTTTCGCAAAGTTCACAAGATTAACCGACAACTTCAAATGCCCATCAAGCGCGAGCCGAAATATGTCTTTCTTTTCAACTTGCTCGCCAAAAGCCGATGAAAAATGGGTTGCGGCCTCGGCTATCGTCAACCATTCTTTGAGTTTAAATAGCTTGCTCATTGGTTATATACTTGATCAGCATACTTAAGATTTTTCTTTGTTAGACTCAAAAACCAAGCCTTCTGCGTCGAACTCCAGCTTTTCAACTCCCAAAACAAACCCCACTCAAACCGATAAATAGCCCTTAGCAACATTGAATCATTCAAGATACAGACCAACAGATAGTCGAAACGCTTATCTTGCAAATTATGATCATTTGATAGATGAAATAAACCCGTACGCTTTGCGCTCGATAGAGTTACTGATTTGGTGGAATAAGCCAACCAGTCGCAGTCTTCTGCATCCACATCCTTTGCATTTGTGGGTAGTACGGCAAAACTCGGAAGCCCTACCTGTTTATTGAAAATAGTCTCACAATAACGCTCACCCAGCTCACCGACGATATTCTTGGTTCGGATAATTCCCCTTTCGCGAAGCGCCCCCAAAACGTGACCATAGGCCAGAATTAACTCCTCATCAGTGAGGTTGGACAAGTCTAGAGGCAATCTAATCTCCCCCCCGCTGCTCATAAAGATACTTCTGAAACCCAACAAATGTATCTCGAATAACCTTGGTTGAACCAAATTCCGTTGCTGCGTCGCTCAGTGTGGCGTACTTCAGTTGAATTAAACTTTGCATTTTCTTAGTAGACAGTTCTTGGACACCATCGGCGATGTATTTCTGCAATACAAAACTAATAAACTCTTGTTGCTTGGCGCTGTAGTTCTCTCGAATCTCTTCGATAGCGTACTGCGCCCTGCCTTCTCGTGTCTCGGTTTCTGCTTCAAACGCCACATACGCCAGCACGTCGTACACATCGCTGTCTCGGGCATCTATTAGGTCTCTCATGCCTTCTAGCTTTTCAGCGTCGTAGCCGTCCTCTGAGAGGTCTTCTAGTAGCTTTTCACGGGTATTTGGGTCACTCCATATCTCGCGTAGCTGGTCTTCGTTTTCAAAGAATCTAGGTAGGTCGCCGAACATGCGTTCTACGAACTCTTTGGCGGTGATGGGTTTACCTGAATCGCTCCAATACATTACTGCGTCTATGTGTCTAATCTGGCGAGTTTTGCCGTCGCTCAGTGTAATGACTATTTTCTCATTGCAGGTACACGGGCTATTACCGCAAATTGCACAGGCACCGGGTTCGCAGATACAGGGCGTTGTACCGCAAATTGGGCAGTTTTCTGGTTCACACACACACGGGGTTTGCTTACATTTTGTGCAAGGCTTGTCGCAAGCACAGGGTGTAAAACCGCATTCATCACATGGCTCTGGTTCACACGTGCAGGGAGTGTTATTGCAGACCTTGCAATCTTCTGGCGGTAGTGGCTCGCCATCCCATTCGGGGTCGGCGAAGTTGTGGTGGGCTTTGACAAAATCGTACACCGTGAAGAAATCTTTGCCTTCGATCACGCGTGTGCCTCGCCCAATGATCTGCTTGAACTCGATCATATTATTGCAGGGCCGCATCAGTACAATATTGCGTATATTGCGGGCATCCACTCCAGTAGATAACTTTCTTGAAGTGGTTAGGATGGTGGGGATGGTTTTTTCATTGTCTTGAAACGTCTTTAAGTCGGTCTCACCCGCCTTGCCATCGTTGGCCGTTACCCGCACACAGTAGTCTGTATTCGTTGTCCACCCTCGTTCAACCGCGTACTGATTAATAAAATCCCTAACACTTCCAGCGTGTTCTTGGGTAGCGCAGAAAACAAGCGTCTTATCTTTAGGGTTGATTTTGTCCATCCAATACTTAACGCGGCGTTGCTCGCGTGCTGGAATGGTGATGATTCTATTGAAGTCGCCCTCCTTGTATAGCCTACCGGGTTCAGGTTCTCCCTTTACCACTAAGCCATCACCGGGGGTATAAACATACTCATCCATGGTGCCGACGATGGTGAACACCTTAAACGGTGTTAGAAAACCATCATTAATGCCCTCTTTAAGTGTGTAACTGTAAACAGGGTCGCCAAAATAGTCGTAGGTATCGACGTTGTCTTTACGCTTTGGCGTAGCGGTTAGACCTAACTGCACCGCTGGTGAAAAATGCTCTAAGACTTCGCGCCAGCTACTTTCATCGTTCGCCCCGCCACGATGGCACTCGTCAATAATAATGAAATCAAAAAAGTCTTCTGTGTAGTCCTCAAAGTAAGCCTTGTCACTCCCTTCGTCATCTTTGCCACTCATAAAAGTTTGGAAGATGGTAAAAAACACCGCCGCGTTTCTAGGCACGTTACGCATTTTGGTTGAGCGCACATCCTTTGGTTTGGCGATGGTCATTGTGACGTCATCGACTTGCTGATTGAGTTTATGCAACTCATCAGAGGCGATGCGTACCAGTGCATCCTCGCCAAAGGCGTCGAAGCTATTAAACGCCTGATTGGCCAGAATATTACGATCTGCTAGAAACAAAATGCGCGGGCGTCGTTTAGCCGAATCGGGGTCTTTTTGTGTTTTTAAGGTCCAACGAGCATGAAACAATTTCCACGCGATTTGAAAGGCAATGGACGTCTTACCAGTGCCAGTAGCCAAGGTTAATAGAATCCGATTCTCACCTTGCGCGATGGAATCCAACACCTTATTGATGGCGTTCTCTTGATAGTAACGTGGTGTCCAACTGCCGCTTTTGGTTTCGATTGGAATAGCGGCAAACCGTTCACGCCAGCCACTAGTGAAATCAGGTTTAGGCGTACCATCTTCGGGGCTAAATGTAAGTGTCCAAAGCTGCTCAGGCGTTAGGTAGTCATCAACTAACGACTCTTGCCCAGTGAGTATATCAATCTGATAAATATCATGCCCATTAGTGGCATAGGCTATGCGGCACTGTAAACGCGTCGCGTAATCTTTGGCCTGACGAACACCCTCAACGTAAGACAAACCTTCTCGCTTGGCCTCAACGACCGCTAGCTTACGGCCTTGGTAGATCAATACGTAGTCACTGGATACCTTAGTGCCACGCTTGCCGCCAGTAATGATGCGACCAGGACAGATTTCTTCACGGCGGATATAACTGTATTCTACCACGCCCCAGCCATCTTGCTTGAGCTTAGGGTCAATCAGGTCTGCACGTGTATCCGCCTCTTTTCGATTCATGCAGCTATGTCCTTGCTTTTGGTCAGTTCTCCTGAGAAGGCTTTTTGGAGTAGGGATTTTTTGAGTTCTTCGAGCGCGGTTAGCTTTTCCTTGTAGATAGAAGTGATTCTCTGCGACTGTCTAACGAAGGCTAATACCCTTTCCACTATCCTTTGCTGTTCAGCATGACACGTCGGATAAGTAACGAGCATTTTATCAACCCTCGTTATATAAATATGTTTGATCGTGGCCCCACCAGCGTTTCCTATCATCTTTTTTTGATAGTCAGGACTACTCAATAAAAGACGAAGAAAATGCGAGCCTACTTTTTCATTGGGCCGCAACACAGCTACCGATTGGTTAACACAAATATCCGTTTGTTCTACTACTGCAAGCCTCCCAAGCGTCCCATCTTTCGTGAGTAGCACGTCGCCTAACCTTGGGCGACTTTTATCCGTCAAGAGGTTCTCGAAGGCATCACGTGAAGTGTGGCGAGCTGTCGTGTAGTCGACTTGGCCATCAATAACATTTTTCGCAGTTACCATCCACGGCCCATCTTCGACTGCTGGCATGGGGTTTGTAAATCCGTATGTGATCAGTTCGAGACATTCCGCAAGTGGGGTCTCAACCCACCCCTCACCACGCTGGCTAAACACCTGCTGCAAATAGCTATCAAATAACTCACGGGCATTCTTTAGATTCTGCTCGGCGTTGGCGCGGGCTTTGTCGATGTCGGCAAAGGCTTGATCGAGGATGGCGACGATGCGTTGTTGTTCGGGGATTGGGGGGAGTGGTATTGGAAATTTTCTTACCGTTCCAACATTCAGATTTCCTACTCCTGAACCACTGATACTAGATTTAGCAAGTTGCTTTACCTCGCTAGAGTTTAAATAGTATTTCAAAAACCGATTATACAATATGTCGTGCTTTGGCTTAATCAAAGTAAGGCTTACAAAAACGCTAAACTCTTCATCTGAATCAACAATTGCGGCCTCTCCAAAACTTCCAACTCTTGTGTATAAAATATCTCCCCTTGTAGGCTTATTATTTTTTGTTAATTCATCATGGTCTTGCTTAGTAATGTACTGATAACCATTCCAAATAATCATGCCATTTTTAACATTTTTAGCAGATAAAAATGGAATGCCCGAGTCTACATAATTTGGTCTCTTTGCTACACCGCAAGTAATTAGGTCGGTGACATCTACTAAATTGTGGACTGGCCAACAATCCATCATAACAACTCCCGAATATTACCCAGAATTACTTCACTCTCTTTATCCAATGCCATAATCTCTTCGATAATCACCGCTGGCTCACGGAAGATAACTTCATCGTTTTTATTCGGGTTTTTAACCGATAAATCCCAAGTGCTTTGGTCTATCTCGCTAACATCAACTGACCAAGATTGATCAGAATCAGCAAAGGTTTTCTGCAAGGCGACAAACCCTTTCAGGTCATTGTCATTCAGTGGGTTGGTCTTGCCCATGTTGCGGCCCACGTCTAACTGGTAGAACCAAACTTTCTGCGTGGGCGCGCCTTTCTCAAAGAACAACACCACGGTCTTTACACCCGCACCAATGAACGTTCCACCGGGGCAATCTAATACGCTGTGCAGGTTGCAGTTCTCCAACAGCTCCTTACGCAGAGCGACAGCGGCGTTGTCTGTGTTAGACAGGAAAGTATTCTTAATGACTACCGCAGCGCGACCACCGGGCCTTAGCTTCTTGATAAAGTGTTGCAAGAATAAAAAAGCAGTCTCGCCAGTTTTAATAGTGAAGTTCTGCTGTATTTCTGGGCGTTCTTTGCCACCAAACGGCGGGTTAGCCAATATGATGTCATGGCGATTGCTGTCCTGAATATCGGCTATATTCTCACCCAGAGTATTGGTATGGATTACGTTGGGCGCTTCGATGCCATGCAGGATCATGTTCATGATGGCGATGACATAGGCCAGCGATTTCTTCTCTTGAGCATAGAAGGTGCTTTCTTGTAGAATTTTCAGGTCAGTGCTAGATAGCCCCTCACGCTGGCGCAATACATCGTAAGTTTCACATAGAAAGCCTGCTGAACCTGCCGCACCATCGTAAACAGTCTCACCTATCTGCGGGTTGACTACCGCTATCATGGCGCGAATCAGGGGCCTTGGCGTGTAGTATTCTCCGCCATTACGACCAGCGTTGCCCATGTTCTTGATCTTGGTTTCGTAGAGGTGCGACAGCTCGTGTTTTTCTTCTTGCGAGCGAAAGCGCAACTCGTCTATTTTCTCTAGCGCATCCCTGAGACTGTAACCGCTTTGAATTTTGTTTTTGATCTCACCGAAAATCTCACCAATCTTGTATTCAATGGTGTCTGGGCTTGTCGCGCGTTGCTTAAATGACTTGAGATATGGAAACAGCTCATTATCGACATACTCCATCAGGTCATCGCCAGTGAGCGCTTCATTGTGATCGAAGTTACCCTCAGCGTCTTTCGGAGCCGCCCATGTATTCCAGCGATGCTCTGGATCAATGATGTGGCTGTACTCTTGCTCCATCAGCTCAGCAGCAAGCGCCTTCTCGCGTTCTAGGTCATCAAGGTACTTTAGGAAAAGCATCCATGAGGTTTGTTCTGTGTAATCCAGTTCACTCGAACAACCCGCGTCCTTATGGAGAATATCGTCTATGTTCTTAAAAACTTGCTCAAACACCCTTCGCCCCTTTTCCGTGTATTAAGGTCGGCCTGCACTATGGCTTTGATAAAGCTCACGATGTATAGGCCATTAATATCTAATCTAGTCTTAGGTAGTCTAATCTAAAAAGCGGTTTAGATTAAGTATTGATCACACTCCATATGAGACAGGCGACTTACTGCGCTGGCTTTACTTATTTTCCGCTATTCAATTCTCACTTTTATTAGTTTTTAGAGGAATAACGTTTTCATTCATTGAGGCTAAATAGCGACTCCAATCATTGAGCATCCTAGTTCGCTCAGCAAGGTACTCACTTCTATTGTAAGCGGCCCTAACCTTATCTCGTTCGCCGTGTGATAGCTGACGCTCGATAGCGTCAGCGTTGTAGCCTGATTCGTTTAGAAAAGTGCTGGCGGTGGTTCTAAAGCCATGTACCGTCGCCTTGTTTTTATAGCCCATTCGGTACAGCAATTGAATCATGGCATTAGTGCTAATTGGCTGTTTGGGCCTTTGCGGGCTAGCAAATACGTATTCACGACTTCCGTTGTGTTGCTGCAAAATTGTAAACAGCTCAATTACCTGATCTGAGAGCGGTATTAGGTGATCAGCAGCTTGAGTTTTCATGCGCTCAGCAGGGATAGTCCATAAATGGTTTTCAAAGTCGATCTCAGCCCATGTGGTGAACCTTAACTCTTGGCTACGCACAAATGTATGCGCCACAATCTTGGTCGCCGCTTTTACTATTGCATGGCTATCGAAGCCTTCTAGCTTGCTGAAAAACGCGGGGAGTTCCTTCGCTTCTAGCGCATTTAGGTGTTTAACCTTTTTAGTTTTTAGTACACCAACTAACTGAGTTGCTGGATTGGTTTGAGCGCGCTCAGTTAGGATGGCGTGTTTAAAAATCACTTCACAGCGTTGACGCAATCTGGCCGCCACGTCTAATGCACCTCGCGCTTCTACTTTTTTAAGCACTTCAAGTAGGTCAGTGGGCGATATTTGATCGATTGGCTGGTCTTTGAGAATCGGGAACAGATCACGCTCCATTTGTCGCCAGACTTTATTTGAGTGTATGGGCTTCCAGTTAATCTCTTCTTTATCAAACCACTCCTTCGCAACATTACCAAAGGTGTTAGATAGTTGCGCTTTTGCTTGGCGCTTGGCCTTGGCAGGGTCGTTGCCCTTTTCCAGTAATGCGAGCGCCACATCTCTTAGCTTTCTGGCTTCGGCTAATGATGTGAATGGGTATTTACCGTGAGTGAGCAGCTTCTCCTTGCCGTTGATACGGTACTTTTGCCTCCATGTTTTAGTTCCACTAGGACGAACATAGATATGCAAGCCATGAGCATCTGAAACCTTGTACGGCTTCTCTTTGGCCTTCAATGAATTGATCTTGCTAGTAGTAAGCATAAAATCACTATAACAAAAGAACCCCCAAATGTACCCCCAAATAATGTGGATTTACTGAAATGGCAATGGACTAGCTAGGACGTAAAACAGGCGAAAACCCGCATTAAATATGGCTTATTGGAACTTTACAGGATTGAATAAAACTAAAGAATGGTGCCCGGGGCCGGACTTGAACCGGCACGGTGTTGCCACCGACGGATTTTAAGTCCGTTGCGTCTACCAATTTCGCCACCCGGGCATACTAATTAGGTGTGTAGGGATTGGCTTCCCTCTACTAATTTTTCATAGCGGCTCGTTGCGAGCTGCCGTTGGTCGTGTTTGCCAGCTATTGCTGACTGACCTTTACTGATGCGTGCTTCTAGCACGACTACCGCTAAACTAAATGGAGGCTCGAGCCGGAGTCGAACCGGCGTACACGGCTTTGCAGGCCGCTGCATAACCACTCTGCCATCGAGCCATTTAGTGCAGTACTGAGTTTATTATAAACTAACCGACCTAAATTCGATCAACAATATAACTTGCTCAAATAGAAACGGGAAAAGACGTTGCTTTTCCCGTTTCTGTTGTCTTTGGAGCGGGAAACGAGATTCGAACTCGCGACCCCAACCTTGGCAAGGTTGTGCTCTACCACTGAGCTATTCCCGCTTGAGTGGCGCTATTATATGCAGATGAATCGGCTAGTCAATCGTTGATTTAGGTTTTATTTCAAAAATCTCGAAACTAGCTTAATCTGCCTTAACTGCATTATAGGCAGCGCGCAAATAGATCGACATTGACCAGATAGTGAGAACACCTGCTGCGTACAACATTAGCTCGCCGATCAACAACACCGGTAATCCAATAAAGTGACTTTGAAACAACAGGCAGCCAATGGCTCCCATTTGAATGCCGGTTTTGTATTTACCAACGGTGGAGACCGCAACATTGGCACGTTTACCTAATTCTGCCATCCACTCGCGCAATGCCGACACAGTGATCTCGCGACTGATAATGACAATCACCGTTACGATAAACAGCATCTCGCTCCACAATCGCGAATGCAGGTTCACATCACTGATAACCAGCAGCAACATGGTTGAGACTAATAACTTGTCGGCAACCGGGTCGAGAAACGCACCGAGCTTACTGGTTTGATTCCAACGTCGGGCTAAGTAGCCATCAAGGGCGTCACTAATTCCGGCTAAGGTAAACACGATGGTGGAATACCAATTGCCGTATTTAATGTCCGAAAAATAGATGATCGCAATTAGCGGAATCGCGATAATTCGAAACAGAGTCAGGCAATTAGGAATGTTTAAGCGCATGGTTTTCATCGACAAGCGATGTTAATAATTAGGGTAACTACGAGTTGTAGTTTAACATTAAAGCAAGGCGAGATTTAACTCGCTTTGATAAGTTGTGGTGGACTTAATTGGCTATTTTCGCAAGTAGTGATAGATTTTATCAGCGAGGTCTTCGTTAATGCCAGTGACTTTTGCAAGATCTCTCATGCCAGCCTGTTGAATGCCCTGCAGCCCGCCAAAATGCTTCAGCAAAGCTTGCCGGCGTTTTGCACCGATACCCGGTATCTCTTGTAGAATCGATTGCGTTTGTGCCTTACCGCGACGAGCTCGATGCCCGGTAATCGCGAAGCGGTGAGCTTCATCACGAATCTGTTGCACCAAGTGCATGGCCGGCGAGTTGGCAGCTAGCTTAATGCCAATTGACTGACCCTCAACAAACAAGGTTTCAAGCCCGGGTTTTCTGCCCTCACCTTTGGCTACCCCAACTAACAAAACATCGGTGATTTGCAATTCACGCATAATCTCTGCCGCCGACGACAACTGACCCTTGCCGCCATCAATTAACAGCAGGTCGGGTAGCTTGCCCTCTTCTTTGAGTACACGCTTATACCGACGCATAATGGCTTGTCGCATAGCGGCGTAATCGTCACCGGGCGTAATGCCAGTAATGTTATAGCGCCGATAATCAGATTTAGTAATCCCCTTCTCAGTGAACACCACACAGCTAGCGACTGTTTGCTCGCCCTGTGTGTGACTGATGTCGAAACATTCGATCCTTGTTAGTTGTTGCTCGAGTTGAAATACCGCCGACAATGCTTGCAGACGTTTCTCAACGCTTTGTTTCTCCGACATATGCCGCTTGAGTCGCTCGGTAACGTTGAGCTGTGCCATTTGCAGCCAGTCACGCCGGTGACCACGCACGGAATGAACGATCGATACCTTGCGGTCGCCTTGTTCGGTAAGCCATGTTTCTAAATTGTCGCCGTCAGGTAAGGCTTGCCCGACCAATATCTCTTTCGGCGCGGAACGTCGATGATAATACTGTGTGATAAATGCGCTGAGTATTTCAACCTCAGTAAAATCTAAGGGCACCTTGGGAAAATGACCATTACTGCCGCTATGGCGACCACCACGAATAAATGTCACCTCAACGCAGACCTTACCGTGCAGAGTCGCAACGGTAATAATGTCGATATCAGAATGCCCGGCAGTAATCGATTGATGCGATTGCACTCGGCGCAACGCATTAATACGGTCGCGCCAACCAGCGGCTTCTTCAAACTTAAGGTTTTTTGACGCTTTCTCCATATTGGTTTGCAGCAAGGTATTTAATGAGTCGTCTTTGCCTTGCAGAAATAATGCCGCAAGCTCAATATCTTTGCTGTAGTCCTCTTTCGAGATAACACCAACACAGGGGCCACTGCAACGTTTGATCTGGTACTGCAAGCATGGGCGTGAGCGATTGCTGAAAAATACATCGTCACATTGCCGAACCGGTAATACCTTTTGCAATAAGGCCAAAGTGTCGCGAATTGCAGTAACCCCAGGATACGGGCCAAAATAACGCCCGGGTTGACTGCGGTCGCCGCGATAAAAGCTTAACCGCGGATAGTCATGCGAATCGTCGATATGAATGAATGGGTAGCTTTTGCTGTCACGCAGTAGAATATTGTAGCGTGGCTTATGTTGCTTAATAAGGTTGGACTCTAAAATCAACGCCTCATTCTCGGTGTGTGTGACTACCACCTGAATGTCTTCGACCTTTTGCATCATCGCTTCGGTTTTAATCGGCAAACCGGTGGTGCGAAAATAACTGGATAATCGTTTTTTTAGATTTTTCGCTTTGCCAACATACAGTAAGGCACCTTGCGCATCGAACATTTGATAAATGCCCGGCGCTTGTCCGACGTGTTGCAAAAAAGTTTTAGAATCAAAAGCCAAGGTAAGCTACATAAAAGACCAATTTCAAGCACATTATAACGTTAATCAGGCTGGTCTTGAGACGCTTCGTTCACCTATAATCGCGACTTACCAAAATTACCCCTCTACAAGGCAATGGCAAAGATATCGGCAAATGAAATTCGACTTGGTGGCTTAGTTGAGCACCAGGGCAACTTATGGCGCGTTCTTAAAAAGAGCCATGTGAAACCTGGCAAAGGTGGTGCGTTTGTTCAATGTGAATTGAAAGACATCATCAACGGCACCAAATTGAATGAGCGCTTTCGCTCTACCGATAAAGTCGAGCGACCACATGTAGAGCCACGCAAGATGCAATACCTTTATGCTGACGGCGATGACCATATCTTTATGGATAGCGAAACATATGAGCAGCTAATTTTGAGCGCTGATGACATATCAGAGCAAGCCGGCTACCTACTGCCAAACACTGACGTGCAAATCAACTTCTACGATGAGACTCCGATTGGCGTTGATCTACCGGCCAACGTGGTACTCGAAGTTGTCGACACAGAAGGCGTGGTTAAAGGTCAAACTGCCGCGAGCGGTGGCAAACCGGCCAAATTGGAAACGGGGATCCGTATCACTGTGCCTACATTCGTTAACATTGGCGAGAAAGTCAAAGTTAACACTGAAACCGGCGAGTATGTTGAGCGAGCCTAGTAAGCCCGAACATTTTCAAGCTTAATTGTGAGGCTGGTATTCAGCGAGCCTCACAATCGAATATTACCTTCGCTGGGCTTTTAAAAATTACAGAGCTTTAAAATTAAAAGGCTGTGAAAGTTAATAGTCCGACAGCGAGTCAAACTGAGAATCACATACAAGTAGCAAACAATGGCCGCTACGCGCTATTGATATTTGACGTGTAAGATTGTCTCAGTTTATGTGTGTTAATAGCTAAATACGTCCTGGTAGCTCAGCTGGATAGAGCAGCCGCCTCCTAAGCGGCAGGTCGGAGGTTCAAATCCTCTCCAGGACGCCACACATAGCCACCGCTAAGCTGTGCTCTTTTCCAGCAGCATGGCATCGCCATAACTAAAAAAACGATAGCCTTGCGCAATAGCGTGCTGATAGGCTTGTTGAATTGGTTCTGTACCAGCAAACGCACTGACTAGCATCAGCAAGGTTGATTCAGGTAAATGGAAGTTGGTCTGCAGTAAGTCGATCACCTTAAACTGGTAACCTGGATAAATAAAGATATCCGTGTCGCCCTGAAACGGCGCTATCAATTCATCACCAGTCGCTTGCGCCGCCGTTTCGAGTGAACGCACCACCGTTGTACCAACCGCAACAATACGCCCGCCTCGCTCTTTAGT
The sequence above is a segment of the Arenicella xantha genome. Coding sequences within it:
- the hsdR gene encoding EcoAI/FtnUII family type I restriction enzme subunit R, whose translation is MNRKEADTRADLIDPKLKQDGWGVVEYSYIRREEICPGRIITGGKRGTKVSSDYVLIYQGRKLAVVEAKREGLSYVEGVRQAKDYATRLQCRIAYATNGHDIYQIDILTGQESLVDDYLTPEQLWTLTFSPEDGTPKPDFTSGWRERFAAIPIETKSGSWTPRYYQENAINKVLDSIAQGENRILLTLATGTGKTSIAFQIAWKLFHARWTLKTQKDPDSAKRRPRILFLADRNILANQAFNSFDAFGEDALVRIASDELHKLNQQVDDVTMTIAKPKDVRSTKMRNVPRNAAVFFTIFQTFMSGKDDEGSDKAYFEDYTEDFFDFIIIDECHRGGANDESSWREVLEHFSPAVQLGLTATPKRKDNVDTYDYFGDPVYSYTLKEGINDGFLTPFKVFTIVGTMDEYVYTPGDGLVVKGEPEPGRLYKEGDFNRIITIPAREQRRVKYWMDKINPKDKTLVFCATQEHAGSVRDFINQYAVERGWTTNTDYCVRVTANDGKAGETDLKTFQDNEKTIPTILTTSRKLSTGVDARNIRNIVLMRPCNNMIEFKQIIGRGTRVIEGKDFFTVYDFVKAHHNFADPEWDGEPLPPEDCKVCNNTPCTCEPEPCDECGFTPCACDKPCTKCKQTPCVCEPENCPICGTTPCICEPGACAICGNSPCTCNEKIVITLSDGKTRQIRHIDAVMYWSDSGKPITAKEFVERMFGDLPRFFENEDQLREIWSDPNTREKLLEDLSEDGYDAEKLEGMRDLIDARDSDVYDVLAYVAFEAETETREGRAQYAIEEIRENYSAKQQEFISFVLQKYIADGVQELSTKKMQSLIQLKYATLSDAATEFGSTKVIRDTFVGFQKYLYEQRGGD
- a CDS encoding restriction endonuclease subunit S, with amino-acid sequence MDCWPVHNLVDVTDLITCGVAKRPNYVDSGIPFLSAKNVKNGMIIWNGYQYITKQDHDELTKNNKPTRGDILYTRVGSFGEAAIVDSDEEFSVFVSLTLIKPKHDILYNRFLKYYLNSSEVKQLAKSSISGSGVGNLNVGTVRKFPIPLPPIPEQQRIVAILDQAFADIDKARANAEQNLKNARELFDSYLQQVFSQRGEGWVETPLAECLELITYGFTNPMPAVEDGPWMVTAKNVIDGQVDYTTARHTSRDAFENLLTDKSRPRLGDVLLTKDGTLGRLAVVEQTDICVNQSVAVLRPNEKVGSHFLRLLLSSPDYQKKMIGNAGGATIKHIYITRVDKMLVTYPTCHAEQQRIVERVLAFVRQSQRITSIYKEKLTALEELKKSLLQKAFSGELTKSKDIAA
- a CDS encoding N-6 DNA methylase, producing the protein MFEQVFKNIDDILHKDAGCSSELDYTEQTSWMLFLKYLDDLEREKALAAELMEQEYSHIIDPEHRWNTWAAPKDAEGNFDHNEALTGDDLMEYVDNELFPYLKSFKQRATSPDTIEYKIGEIFGEIKNKIQSGYSLRDALEKIDELRFRSQEEKHELSHLYETKIKNMGNAGRNGGEYYTPRPLIRAMIAVVNPQIGETVYDGAAGSAGFLCETYDVLRQREGLSSTDLKILQESTFYAQEKKSLAYVIAIMNMILHGIEAPNVIHTNTLGENIADIQDSNRHDIILANPPFGGKERPEIQQNFTIKTGETAFLFLQHFIKKLRPGGRAAVVIKNTFLSNTDNAAVALRKELLENCNLHSVLDCPGGTFIGAGVKTVVLFFEKGAPTQKVWFYQLDVGRNMGKTNPLNDNDLKGFVALQKTFADSDQSWSVDVSEIDQSTWDLSVKNPNKNDEVIFREPAVIIEEIMALDKESEVILGNIRELL
- a CDS encoding tyrosine-type recombinase/integrase; this encodes MLTTSKINSLKAKEKPYKVSDAHGLHIYVRPSGTKTWRQKYRINGKEKLLTHGKYPFTSLAEARKLRDVALALLEKGNDPAKAKRQAKAQLSNTFGNVAKEWFDKEEINWKPIHSNKVWRQMERDLFPILKDQPIDQISPTDLLEVLKKVEARGALDVAARLRQRCEVIFKHAILTERAQTNPATQLVGVLKTKKVKHLNALEAKELPAFFSKLEGFDSHAIVKAATKIVAHTFVRSQELRFTTWAEIDFENHLWTIPAERMKTQAADHLIPLSDQVIELFTILQQHNGSREYVFASPQRPKQPISTNAMIQLLYRMGYKNKATVHGFRTTASTFLNESGYNADAIERQLSHGERDKVRAAYNRSEYLAERTRMLNDWSRYLASMNENVIPLKTNKSEN
- the pgsA gene encoding CDP-diacylglycerol--glycerol-3-phosphate 3-phosphatidyltransferase, whose amino-acid sequence is MKTMRLNIPNCLTLFRIIAIPLIAIIYFSDIKYGNWYSTIVFTLAGISDALDGYLARRWNQTSKLGAFLDPVADKLLVSTMLLLVISDVNLHSRLWSEMLFIVTVIVIISREITVSALREWMAELGKRANVAVSTVGKYKTGIQMGAIGCLLFQSHFIGLPVLLIGELMLYAAGVLTIWSMSIYLRAAYNAVKAD
- the uvrC gene encoding excinuclease ABC subunit UvrC, whose protein sequence is MAFDSKTFLQHVGQAPGIYQMFDAQGALLYVGKAKNLKKRLSSYFRTTGLPIKTEAMMQKVEDIQVVVTHTENEALILESNLIKQHKPRYNILLRDSKSYPFIHIDDSHDYPRLSFYRGDRSQPGRYFGPYPGVTAIRDTLALLQKVLPVRQCDDVFFSNRSRPCLQYQIKRCSGPCVGVISKEDYSKDIELAALFLQGKDDSLNTLLQTNMEKASKNLKFEEAAGWRDRINALRRVQSHQSITAGHSDIDIITVATLHGKVCVEVTFIRGGRHSGSNGHFPKVPLDFTEVEILSAFITQYYHRRSAPKEILVGQALPDGDNLETWLTEQGDRKVSIVHSVRGHRRDWLQMAQLNVTERLKRHMSEKQSVEKRLQALSAVFQLEQQLTRIECFDISHTQGEQTVASCVVFTEKGITKSDYRRYNITGITPGDDYAAMRQAIMRRYKRVLKEEGKLPDLLLIDGGKGQLSSAAEIMRELQITDVLLVGVAKGEGRKPGLETLFVEGQSIGIKLAANSPAMHLVQQIRDEAHRFAITGHRARRGKAQTQSILQEIPGIGAKRRQALLKHFGGLQGIQQAGMRDLAKVTGINEDLADKIYHYLRK
- the efp gene encoding elongation factor P, translating into MAKISANEIRLGGLVEHQGNLWRVLKKSHVKPGKGGAFVQCELKDIINGTKLNERFRSTDKVERPHVEPRKMQYLYADGDDHIFMDSETYEQLILSADDISEQAGYLLPNTDVQINFYDETPIGVDLPANVVLEVVDTEGVVKGQTAASGGKPAKLETGIRITVPTFVNIGEKVKVNTETGEYVERA